The Bombus pascuorum chromosome 11, iyBomPasc1.1, whole genome shotgun sequence genome includes the window gaaaaggaacgtTTAGATCGAGAAGCGGATAGTGCTAATACAAccaatgaaaatttgttacaaCAACAATTATTACTTCAACAAATGCAAttgcaacagcaacaacaacagatGCAATCAAATATGAGCATCCAAATGCAAGGTCAAGTACAAATGCAGTTGCAACAGAATCAAATACCTttgcaacaacaacaacaaatgCAAACTGCTGCACAACAACCTCAGCAACACAATTTACAACCACAACAAGTCCAATTGGTTCAACAGCAACCATTAATGCAGCAACAAACGTCTGTTGTTCAGCCACAGCAAGCACAACAAATGCAACAAGTGACTCAGGTTTCACAGCAGCAAGTGCAGTACCAACAACAGCAATATCAACAACAGTTACAACAACAGTatcaacagcaacaacaacagccACAACAATTTCCTCAGCATGTTACGCAAAATTTAACTGCTACTTCTTCACAATGCTCTACCCCACAAACTGTACAGACTCAACCACAATTTCCTCCAGTATCTCAACAAatacaacaacagcaacattTGCATCAGCAACAACAGTATATACAACTGAATCAAATGAATGTGCCACAACAAATGGGTCATCAAATACAACAAGCacagatacaaattttatcacAACCCCAACATATGCATCAGCAAATATCGCAACCTCCACAAGTGCAATATTCTCAACCGCAAATACAGCATGTTCAAAATCAGCAGTACTATCAGCAAAATACGACAGGAACCTCAGGATACAGTACGCAACCCCTATATCAGCAAAATATATCTCAACAAGTGTATCATTCGTATGCCAGCTCAAGTTCCTCTGGCCATGTAGAGATTTTATCATCCAACCAGCCTACAGCCCAAATTTATTCTCATCCAAGTATCCCTCAGAATACAGCACCTCCAACTTCACAGCCTTACATGCAACCACAGCCAGGACAAGTACAAGCATCTGTACCAACTGGTCTAAATCTTCAGAGCACGTCATCAGCGACTCATATGCAAAATACAATAACATCAACAATTCCAAATATGCAAAGTGCACCTACTCTTATTTCGAACAGTGGACATCAATCTCAGTCTCAACAAAATGTCTTagttcaaatgaaatattcgcaAAGTTCTAGTATTCCTACTTCTGTACCCATATCATCTGGGATTTCTGTGCCATCAACAACAGTGTCTCAGCAACAACAGCATTTCATTTCAAACACAGAACAGCTATGTTCTAACACAGAAAGATCTTCTTTATCTAAACAAGATACAATGGATTCTGTGCAATCTTTGCCAACGGACGTACCGCCTACTATTCAGGATCAAGGAAATATCTCTAACGTGTCTAACATAAGCACATCTCAAGTAGCAATGCCAAATGAAGggtaaatatatgaaatttcaataattcgttaaataaatattgtttaagaAACTAACCAATATTTGgtttatatagaataaatcaAGAAAGTGCAGAGAATGTCACTTTATCCGAAAGATCTAGAGTAAAAAGATCCGGTACGAAACGTAAAAAGCCTGGTATCAAATTAACAGTTTTATCTGTAAGTAGTAATGAGGGACAATCAATGATTGTTGAATGTCAGTTAGATACCAGCAAACAAAAAACTGTGACATTTAAATTCGACAGAGATGATATGGTACCTACTGACATTGCTAATAACCTGGTAagtaaataatagaattttatatgtcaatatttttatcttcaaaatttttattattattctattcttATTATCTTCAGGTTGCTGAAAATTTATTGCCACAATCTCAATGTGAAACGTTCGTTGAATTGATAGAAGACATCGTTAAACAATTACGTTTGGATCCTACACGGGCTTTACCTTTAGTAGCACATGGTCCACCAGATCAATCTGCCGGTGGTAGTCCAGTCACGAGTCGTCGACCTAGAGATCGTGACCACAGTCTTGATACAGCTAAGGTAATGGTTTTCTTTCCGTTTTTTCGATTTGTTctatagatattaatatactacgaatataatgaaatttatacaatttatctACAAAGGaaattcgttttctttttttttctttttttctgtttttttatcagagaaacaaatagaaataaattttgaaatagaagtttttaacaaaaatcatTGTCATTAGTATTATTACTTAAGAACCTGATACACAAAAGTCCATAATGCATATCATAGGACTATTTTGCTTGTTGTAAGTtgttttcttgaaataatagAACCatgtttcttatatatttcatattaaaataacgtTGTGGTTACGCTCGAGATGTATATCTCGTGATCCCATAAAAAAAACACAAGGGTGTACCTCCAAGGTATAATTGGTGTGTATCGTTTTGGACGCAGCAGGTGAGACATGGCTCGCTAACTCGTCAAAGCAGCCACCGATCGTCGTACAAAATCCATCGTAGACACCGTTCGGTGAGTTCATCGTCCCCTCTATACCTTATCCTGTTTCCTATATTTCATCGTATAATCGTGGACGTTTGTGCATCCTTTTTGATTCATGATACATTGTGTTCGGACATTTGTGTATCTTTTGAAGTACAGCAATATTATATGACGACATTTCCTGCATATTAAATTCCTCCTATAGGCAATTTGTATAACATAATGGTTAGACTATGGCCAGGGCGtactttatactttaatttttatatatttgttcttaattatatattacatttaatttttacttgaaaatttttcagGAAAATTCACTCTTTTATGaagattataatttctattagcAGTATATTacaatacatttatatataagagaatcctatatatataaaataacaaacaacATTCATACAGCATTCTTtagaaatgaatgaaattgtaCTTATTTAAACAGATTTTTTGTAACATAATAGCATTTTAAGATATGCattcattattaaaaatacctaTTTGTATTtcccttttttaatttattttaaatatacttagTAATGTAACCaaattatataactgtattttgcaataattatttcatttatgccGCTATTTGGTTTTGTTTACGTgcattgtaattattttattggtaAAAGGTAAAGTTTGATAGctagataattattttttgtatgatTCCAGAGAGACGAAACTTCCAATACTTCTACACCTACCAAATTATTACCGATTGATCAAATTCTTTCTCACATTACGGGCTCCACCTCCATGGATAAGCAACAAAATGTGCAAACGCCTGATAGCCAAATGGGTCCTGAAAACACATCAGCTGAAGCATCCAGAAGATCATCAACCTCTACACAAAATACGGATACATTAACACCGACTAATTTACCAAGCGATCCCACTGATCCAACTCAGGAAACCATAGTATCTGCAACAGCAGACACAGTGTTAGACGCGCAAAGTATACTTAAAGATGAAACAGCTAAATCAACTTATATCCAAAGTCAAATAACCGATTCGACtgtaaatcaaataaatgaaaaatctaaaGAATCCGGCGTTCAAGATGCAATGgaacaagagaaagaaacgaataaagagACACACTTTGATGCCACAGCTGCAGAAGTAGCTACATTAACTGCGCCACCTCCAGCACGAAAAATTTCTCGTTTTTTAGTTAGCCCTGTAGTTGAACAGAAGATTGTTACAAGTGAAGAGGGAGGATCTACTTCTGTAGAAAATACAGATAAATCTAACGTATTAACAACTCAACCTAGTTCATTATCGCAATCAAATACAATTGATGAGGGGCAAGTAAAACACGATGATCTAGAAGTGAATGTTTTAGAAGCACAAGCTATTCCTGAAAAATCTAATATCGAAATCGTTACGCAAAATCCTCAATGTATCGCAGAACAAGTAGACACTGTTCAAACAATTCAACAACCGGTACAACAATCAATTACTCTTCAAAGTACTGTACAAGGGCAAGCAATCCTACCCATATCACAAATGCAACAGAATGTTAGTGCTGTGCAATCTAGTCAACAAAATGTAATGGTTCCAGGATCAGCAATAACGCATCAATCGCCTCAACAGGTACAAGTTGTATCTCAAAACGTAGCCATGCCACAAAAGGATCCACAAACTCAAGTTTCATCGAGCGGAATCAATATATCAGGACAATATCAAAATCAATCTATGCCATGCAATATTCTATTACAGCAACAACAAATTCCTATACAACAAAGTATAGCGCAAATGCACATTCAGCCTGAACATCAGCATCAGGGACAAATGCAAGCTCAACGACCATTGCAACAATTTCAACATCAACAAATACCGCAACAACATCAACAATATGTGATACTTCCTAGACATATTCCACAATTACAACCAGCCACAATCATAGATGAGAGAAACCGCAggatttctaatatttctacaACATCGAACATGTCTACGGATTCGCAAATTTCGGAAATTGCTAATATGACGGACGATAAGAAGCAAACAATGATCATGCCCAATTTATCGATGCCCCAAACACAGcatgtacaatttatttctcaaCCAGATGGATCAAATATCACTCCTTTACCACAGACTGTTTTGGAACCAATCCAACAGCTTCAAACAGCACCTCAAGCTACAGTGAATGTCCCAGCAAATGTATCTGTACCTGTTTCAGTTCCTGCCCATCAAACTGTCACTGTAGAGGTTGCTCCTAAAGTTACACTTAAAACTAAAGAAGTTTCATCAACGCTTCCAGATTTAGCACAAAATTTAGCAAATATACTTTCGAACCCGAAATCGAAATCTGTAACTCCTCATTGTTTAACTACCCACGAACCAAGCCAAGCTGTAAATATCCCAGGAACTACAATACTCGAATATAAACCTACTCTCCAGTCTGAACAGTATTTTCAACCTATTCAACCAGAAGCAAGTCAAATACAAATGCAACCGCAATTACAACATAATTATCAAGTGAACACAACACAGCAAGGAATTCCACAAACGTTTCAATTTAGTCAACAACCTCATCAAGCTCAAATACCTCTGCAGCAAACAATGCAACTGAATGCAACCCATCAGATCGACCCTCAGTTACAAATGGCacaacaaaattttcaacaaagCAAATGGGCTGCATCTAtgaatcaaaatattatacagcaATCTGCATCAATCAGACATATTCAACAGATTCAACCACAATCGCAACAAACTATCCCACAACACGTTATACAAGAAATtcaaaatgtagaaaattgcATTTCTTCCGATCAATCTCAGTTTCATTTAAAGCTCCCTGATCAACAACTCTTAGGAAAAGTATCCGAAACAGAAGCTCAAGAAGCTAATTCAGCTGGgtatgtatagtatatataatattgccaAATGTTTAATACAGGTATgtttatacattaatttattttgtctaTATATTAGGCGTACAACTTCTGAATGTCCTTTATTATCGGAGAACGAAAGCTCTAGCCATGATGTAACTCCTGAACATACGTTCGTTGAATCTGTAGATTCGGTATTATTTACACAAAATCAAACAttgcaacaacaacagcagcagcagcaacaccaacagcagcaacaacatcGAAAGCTTAGTCAACAGAATTCGCTAGATAAAGTCTCAGATACGACTACTGGAACTAGTGTTCCGGGTGGAACAGGTCCACAAACAATAGCAGATCTCCATCAAAAGCTTGTTCAATTAACAAGTCAGCCGTCCGAAGCACTTAATGTAGGCACACCTCCTATAAGTTATCCAGCTACTCCTCATAATCACCAGATAATAGGTGGATATGATGCTTACATGCATTCTTTACAACAGAAACTTGTCAATATTGGCATGCCAATTTCCACTACACATGGCATagtaagtaatttaaaaaatataaagaattaaattcttttgtattttgtattaataatgtGATAAATACATAGCAAGGTCCTCTATCACCGCAGACTACGATACAGTCAACTACAAACTTGACTGATTCAAATGTTCCAACAAGTGTGGAAAGTTCTGTTTTAACTCAAGAAAGCTCAATTCAACAACTTACGCTTTCTCAAACTGTAAGTTTGACGTTAAGAACGTCATATACATTTGTCTTGAAAgattcaaattaataaaatgaaaatataaaattttcttatgttCAGCATGTAGATTGCTCTCTCGATAGTCCAACTCCAACACCTGGAGGGGCTCCTGTAGGGTCTGAAACTATGAGTCCGAGTAAAGAGAGTATAAAAGTTCGAACCCAAAGACCGGGATCTCGTCTCCAAGAATTAGAACAAGAATTAGCAAAAATTCACAGAGGATCGATTCCAGCAACAGCTTCTCCACAACCTTTAACACCGCCTGTATCCATCAGTTCTGTTCCGCCGTCGTCCGTTGGTTCTATTCAGCTGCAACCATCGTTACAATCTACTCAAAGTTTATTGACTACTGTTCCACCTGTAACTGCTGTACCTGTTGCTACCGTTACTCCCAGTGTCTTTACATCACGCTCTGATACGAACACTCCGGTGCAAATAGAATCTCAAGAAAATGTTTCCGAGGTACATATAGAGTATATTTACGTATAGCAAATTTCGGTATTTTCAACGAgcgttttcgaaaaataactaactaattttaatagaagGTTAGTACAACACAACctgttagaaaaatatcaagatTCGTGGTTTCCAAGGTCGCAGGTCCTCCTAGTAATGCTGCTACACCGATTCAACAACATACCGATATGTCAAAAAATCAAACAGAAGATTCAAAGGTTTATCACATAGATGACACACAGGGTAAGTATTCTAAAGATCAATGAAATAGATACATttagaaatgtttaaaaattaaatattcatgaattaCAGGTACACCAGTACAAATAACTCATAGCCGTGAGGGTTCTCTTCCACCTACGCAAATTACTCAGCCTATTAATGCTCCTGTTGTAGAAGTAAATATATAGCTTCActaagtatatgtatataattaatttatgcgCCATTAATCCAactgttaatattatttatagcaaatagaaaaagatgaGAGATTTTGGACATTAACACCAAGTGAAGAATATCAATTGCTTATAAAAAAGTAGGTTTAcatctataaaaatttcatcttacaattttataataattaaaaattaacttcTTTTACTTCCGTATATATACAGGCAAACTATGGAATTAGAATCCCTGCAAAGAAGACATAGAGAAGAATTGGAACGATTTCAACAGCATCAATTACAGCTATTAATTCAACAGCAACAGCAAGCAAGTGCACTTCATCAACATCACCATCAACATCACCATCAACATCATCCAGTGCTTTATCATACTGTTACGACTAGTGTGCCAGgttagtaattaatagtaactTTAAGTAACTTTAAACAGCTATTTTATATATCccatttcaattattatatttcatcgcCCATTGTAATGACATAATTCTTTTCCTAACAGGACAAACTAGACTTCCAGGTACAGAAGACTATTTAATGTTTAACACAACGCCCCAAACTCCTTTACAAAAAGCTCCGAGTAATTATCCAGATACCGATGAAACATTACGATTAGCTATGCAGAAATTGAAGCAAACTCCTTTGCAACTACAACCACAACAGGCGGCAACTGGAATACCACACGCTTATGTTATTCCAATTCCAGTAGTGCCTTCTGAAACTATGCAAAACGTGTCTCAACAACCTACTAGTTATACAAGTGAACTAACCGAATCTCTAGAGCCAGCACATAATCCGGCAATTATAAATTCAACGCAATATCAGTTCACGCCTATATTACCAGATGGAACAAATATCGCAGTATCCTCTACTGGATCCTTAGTTACACCTATACCGATATCAAGTTCAACGGGAAGTGGAGGTTACATCCAGTATCATGATAATCAAAcattatcaaattttcaaacatttagTTGTACACCACATGGCGGTTTCTTTTTACCAGCTGGCTATCGGCTAATATACGCTCCTTCTGGTGGAACGTCTCAGTCGCAGCCAGCTACACCAGCTACCCCACATATAGGAAATTCTCATGACGGTACACCGCCGGCAGAACCTTTGCACGCCGCAAATGTTGACAATTCAACAGCTCCACCTTCCCATACCGATCAATAACGTAATCTTCAACAGGTTATGAtctatatttttcgatttacTCATTTTCGTAAtacattctttatttaaacgtGTTGCCCTTATCCATTAGTATGAGAATCATGCATTATTACAATTGTTATTCTATTATAGTTTTGCTAATACGTATTGCTACCCTCGTCTTCGTGGATATGTATGCGAGGAGATGCGAATGAAAGTATTTAGGATGTATTTGATATTGTAACATCCGTGCGTATCGCTAAAATATTCTCGTTATCTGTGCGTCagcatattaattatttgatatgtGCCTCACAGCAAAATTAAAACTCTCAAATCGTACACGGAGAATATTTTGAATGAACGAATTAAGCTTCTggacaaaaaaataaaacataggaaagaaaaagaaataaaatattgaaattgagGATAGAGGCCTTTACATGTACTGTGCTTATATCTTATTGTAGTAAATATCATTCTTTAGTGAAAATGCTTATTAAAAGACTTTTTCTGCTCTCAATTTATTGATAGCACAGTCCACATTAGTACAGGCCTCAGCTAGTCTTACAAATGATGGCGTACAGCCATTCTGCtcgatatatatgtataactgtTAATGTATACTGAATGCTTTGGAGAGAGAATGTATGTTTACGTGTGCATGGATGTGATTGCAGGAGTCAGACagagaaaaaatatgattaatataGTCACTGTTATGCTTTAATGTATTTCTAGCGATTTTAcctatttcaattaaaaaaaaagtcatGTGTTACTAGTTAGCAGTTTCATGTATCTTatctaatattatatcaaCTATTATCTTTTTTAGACTTGattgtgaatatttttattattgcatatttaatttatcgaagtttatttcatttgaattgGCATTTCATTTACAATACGTTCTGAAATACATTTGCACAATCCATTCCTTCGAATATTTTaggaatttttgttatttagcACTTCAATTTCTGATAAAATGATGATGAAAATAATGGTAATCATCACAGATATTGAGAATCtaagtaagaaaaaaagaagctcAATAGGGACATGACATATGTATGAAATTCATACATGTTTTaacaatatcaaaaataaaataatctagTGCTTGTGTTACATcccaaaaaatatattttaaattttcatctgTGCTATCACATATTGCATTTTGCAATATAGTTAAGAATAGCTTATTTGTATAACTACAAATATTACTGCTGTTTATTGATGATTATAATGTTATCTTTATTTCGTTCAAATAATTGCAGTTCTCGTCGTTTTTAATGTTGCGATTTATTACTGCTTTAAgcatgaatttattattatcagtatTAGAATGtcgaaaactattttaaaattttgaatatgaagttttttcttgtaatttccAAGTTATTGATACTTGATcatgatattatattaaattacactCAATTGTTtcatatacacatatgttttatttctaaGTTTTGCATACCATAATTCCGTTATTTCGTTTTCCACTTTATTTGggtgaaaatataattataacattaaatcCAGTTAATCCACCTGGTAATAAATTCATGTGGCTGTTGAAcgaaacattataatataggTAATTGTATGTATTTCTTATGGAAATGCATTGCAATTATTCTTATATagttacttttaaataaatttattagataATACTCAAAGAAAATGCATAACATGTAATACttaatgtacatattattcatttactgTTAGGTGGATTGGCTTTTGATAAAGATGCAGCTTCTATGTTTGTTAATAAAAGCTGAGTATATGAAGTTTctaaaataaactatatttaaatataataatttacagtgATATAGTTTggtaaaaattgattttgaatTTCTTAAACTTATTCATTGAATGTGATGAAATGCATGAAATAAGACAAtagaaatgaatattatttcattaacagCATTGCAACGGACTACTTCCttccaaatatattttacacaatGTGATTTTAGATATGCATagtactataataataatggtgATGATATAATTGgagtaaatttttgtaaaacattATTGTTGTTTTACCAAAGAATACCAAACCGCACTGTTACatacaagaaaaaaaatcacaaTGTGAATTCATCATAATTCTCTTCTACTAATATGGCATCTAACTTGATGGAATTGAACAACTTAGTACATTCAGACATaggtattacaatatatttttcagaaaatatgacaaaaaaaCAAGTAAATCATATTTTGCTACATTTAAAAGATTCACACATAAAGTCTTAGTACATATTGATGGATCAGAATTTAATGAAGTAATTTATTAcagttatttaatttatttaacagattcatataattaattgcaagcatatatagataatttgttgatttatatatatatatatatgatttatatacatatatatgtatatatatatagtatgtacTGTATAAGCATACTGTTCTAAACATATGAATATATCGTatgatattttagaaatgcAATTGTGAAAAACACATGTTTCTTGTGTTACATtttgctttttcaaatttcgaatgtaaaaaaacaaaatttgactTGAATAAtagaatgaattaaatttatctataAATTACCCTTAAAATTACActgtacaaaaatttgaagCTCACTAATTAGAGCATATAAAAAAAgctttttaaaagaattgtaTGTAACTATTACAGAAAGGTTTAATTATGTTCTAAAATATCTTGTACTAGTGTTTAACTACCTTgcttgtaataaaaatgaaaaatatgaaaaaagtttAGACAAAAATAATCAAAGAGCTTTTCCTGTGCTAACTAGTGTATAAGTTCATACATGCTTTAAAACTTATGTAATCTATGTTGTGTGAAATTCtataagaaattttgtaaagacTGATTAGATATGCATCAGCATTCAATAgattgcaaaaaaaaaaaaaaaacaaaattaatttaaaccaTTCACTGTATGGGGAAAAAATTGTAACTAATAgagatatatagaaattaatacaaaGAAACCTGAAATAATTTAGATTCAACTcagaataatattatcttcCATTCCTTACTTGAGAAGTAATTACATCAAAATGTAGTTTGTGATGTTAAttaatacattgtatatttgtgaaatttatgaatatattatgtagaCAACAACAcaacttttttaattagtattgcatgtactatatttttaaacaatatttttctatgtcacataaaattataaatttattgaaattcttttacaTGAGTTCTGTTAAATCTAAATCATCTATTGCAaagattataaagaaaattaaaaaatagtatatCTTTAACAAATAATTGGTTCAATAATGATATCTACATATCATTACCAtctttatttacatttgtttaataattatcttaCAATAATAGTACagtagatataaaaatagtttgtGGCCACAAAGATGttaacttatattt containing:
- the LOC132911751 gene encoding serine/threonine-protein kinase Wnk isoform X6 — encoded protein: MPRCCNENKAVSSVGTSREHNTEDILLTQSRSFTIGNQLELEEDPPIVEKSHRRVRCDLSPVPTSTSTNLNIKLLSIKADRNSRQDQVETGSGGYRERKKEIKKRAAIGNTVRGFLSSGHSRQDRYETNRQQSSGGSGLSSLCPKLVASGGGGNQSGISLAVGHLASQEGVGPCSVVTTQRIHNHTHNHKRQRKLSIVSQAGTSAHSSGDRKTSNLSRSSTPICKKQVRTQRADHTDSLSITSNGVASSSPSSKKKVLSALRICEKSSSRNLNSPSLDHENDRSFSDAEEAITATENVFNVPGSSSTPSTPLSRLKSKKSDEDETSVEYNISKEGADSSRNPSDKKGSLDSNEEKTSTLECFESSKTSNIIKKISANSIDEEISTQNKQKIISTSSTSTKSSNLKSRNKYVAEKMIEQHNSKNLKGINMEKNINTSSSTETSMSSAANKNNEKTKRKTSNEEPKSINLAENEDLTKNSEKNVIDDKNDMQQTEEMVKSSRFVTSKVSEEIVETEIKDIDAQREVEEEVTIYDEDDNGTSISDIVATQALHESLSKLGKVPPLDTELKNVKDTNTQDETKMVKEEKEKEVVQEEAVEGFIGPLLDENFKADEKLTQKTMAMEEVRNLLMKVKVQTVEDDDDEEKAIGISPDGRFLKFEEEIGRGSFKTVYRGLDTQTGVAVAWCELQEKKLNKTERLRFREEAEMLKGLQHPNIVRFYDYWEVTLTRRKYIVLVTELMTSGTLKTYLRRFKKINPKVVKSWCRQILKGLSFLHSRSPPIIHRDLKCDNIFITGTTGSVKIGDLGLATLKNRSFAKSVIGTPEFMAPEMYEEHYDESVDVYAFGMCMLEMATSEYPYSECTGPAQIYKRVVSGVKPQSYDKVENPEVREIIEMCIRLKKEERPLVKDLLNHEFFADDVGLKLEMVSRDSAVADAELSRVEFRLRVLDPKKRTNKHKENEAIQFDFDIQTDNAEEVASEMAKSSLILEEDVKAVAKMLKSQISTLLREREERKAKEEKERLDREADSANTTNENLLQQQLLLQQMQLQQQQQQMQSNMSIQMQGQVQMQLQQNQIPLQQQQQMQTAAQQPQQHNLQPQQVQLVQQQPLMQQQTSVVQPQQAQQMQQVTQVSQQQVQYQQQQYQQQLQQQYQQQQQQPQQFPQHVTQNLTATSSQCSTPQTVQTQPQFPPVSQQIQQQQHLHQQQQYIQLNQMNVPQQMGHQIQQAQIQILSQPQHMHQQISQPPQVQYSQPQIQHVQNQQYYQQNTTGTSGYSTQPLYQQNISQQVYHSYASSSSSGHVEILSSNQPTAQIYSHPSIPQNTAPPTSQPYMQPQPGQVQASVPTGLNLQSTSSATHMQNTITSTIPNMQSAPTLISNSGHQSQSQQNVLVQMKYSQSSSIPTSVPISSGISVPSTTVSQQQQHFISNTEQLCSNTERSSLSKQDTMDSVQSLPTDVPPTIQDQGNISNVSNISTSQVAMPNEGINQESAENVTLSERSRVKRSGTKRKKPGIKLTVLSVSSNEGQSMIVECQLDTSKQKTVTFKFDRDDMVPTDIANNLVAENLLPQSQCETFVELIEDIVKQLRLDPTRALPLVAHGPPDQSAGGSPVTSRRPRDRDHSLDTAKRDETSNTSTPTKLLPIDQILSHITGSTSMDKQQNVQTPDSQMGPENTSAEASRRSSTSTQNTDTLTPTNLPSDPTDPTQETIVSATADTVLDAQSILKDETAKSTYIQSQITDSTVNQINEKSKESGVQDAMEQEKETNKETHFDATAAEVATLTAPPPARKISRFLVSPVVEQKIVTSEEGGSTSVENTDKSNVLTTQPSSLSQSNTIDEGQVKHDDLEVNVLEAQAIPEKSNIEIVTQNPQCIAEQVDTVQTIQQPVQQSITLQSTVQGQAILPISQMQQNVSAVQSSQQNVMVPGSAITHQSPQQVQVVSQNVAMPQKDPQTQVSSSGINISGQYQNQSMPCNILLQQQQIPIQQSIAQMHIQPEHQHQGQMQAQRPLQQFQHQQIPQQHQQYVILPRHIPQLQPATIIDERNRRISNISTTSNMSTDSQISEIANMTDDKKQTMIMPNLSMPQTQHVQFISQPDGSNITPLPQTVLEPIQQLQTAPQATVNVPANVSVPVSVPAHQTVTVEVAPKVTLKTKEVSSTLPDLAQNLANILSNPKSKSVTPHCLTTHEPSQAVNIPGTTILEYKPTLQSEQYFQPIQPEASQIQMQPQLQHNYQVNTTQQGIPQTFQFSQQPHQAQIPLQQTMQLNATHQIDPQLQMAQQNFQQSKWAASMNQNIIQQSASIRHIQQIQPQSQQTIPQHVIQEIQNVENCISSDQSQFHLKLPDQQLLGKVSETEAQEANSAGRTTSECPLLSENESSSHDVTPEHTFVESVDSVLFTQNQTLQQQQQQQQHQQQQQHRKLSQQNSLDKVSDTTTGTSVPGGTGPQTIADLHQKLVQLTSQPSEALNVGTPPISYPATPHNHQIIGGYDAYMHSLQQKLVNIGMPISTTHGIQGPLSPQTTIQSTTNLTDSNVPTSVESSVLTQESSIQQLTLSQTHVDCSLDSPTPTPGGAPVGSETMSPSKESIKVRTQRPGSRLQELEQELAKIHRGSIPATASPQPLTPPVSISSVPPSSVGSIQLQPSLQSTQSLLTTVPPVTAVPVATVTPSVFTSRSDTNTPVQIESQENVSEKVSTTQPVRKISRFVVSKVAGPPSNAATPIQQHTDMSKNQTEDSKVYHIDDTQGTPVQITHSREGSLPPTQITQPINAPVVEQIEKDERFWTLTPSEEYQLLIKKQTMELESLQRRHREELERFQQHQLQLLIQQQQQASALHQHHHQHHHQHHPVLYHTVTTSVPGQTRLPGTEDYLMFNTTPQTPLQKAPSNYPDTDETLRLAMQKLKQTPLQLQPQQAATGIPHAYVIPIPVVPSETMQNVSQQPTSYTSELTESLEPAHNPAIINSTQYQFTPILPDGTNIAVSSTGSLVTPIPISSSTGSGGYIQYHDNQTLSNFQTFSCTPHGGFFLPAGYRLIYAPSGGTSQSQPATPATPHIGNSHDGTPPAEPLHAANVDNSTAPPSHTDQ